One Bacteroidota bacterium genomic window carries:
- a CDS encoding DUF362 domain-containing protein, with product MKRRDFIRTSVGASLASGALIGTGALNEAFGSPANLQNSYDLVAIKGGEPDTMFMMAIAELGCMGRFVKKGQTVVVKPNIGWDAPPERAANTNPKLVGKIVEQCVKAGAKSVTVFDNTCDEWTRCYRNSGIEKAVKDAGGLVVSGNDQSKYRKISLPKGKSLKTAEVHELIIQSDVFINVPVLKNHGGATMSLAMKNLMGVVWDRGFWHKNDLHQCIADFATYRKPDLNVIDGYNVMKRNGPRGVSVQDVVNMKYQILSADMVAADAAAVKVFGLEISDVAHIGLAEQLMVGTSKLDTLSIKRISI from the coding sequence ATGAAACGAAGAGATTTTATCCGCACATCGGTAGGTGCCTCGCTGGCATCTGGGGCACTGATAGGAACAGGAGCATTGAATGAAGCCTTCGGCTCCCCTGCAAACCTGCAAAACTCTTACGACCTGGTAGCCATTAAAGGCGGCGAACCCGATACCATGTTTATGATGGCCATTGCCGAACTCGGTTGCATGGGTCGCTTTGTAAAAAAGGGACAGACCGTAGTGGTAAAACCCAACATTGGTTGGGATGCCCCACCTGAAAGAGCTGCCAATACCAACCCCAAGCTGGTAGGTAAAATTGTGGAACAATGTGTAAAAGCCGGAGCCAAATCGGTAACTGTGTTCGACAATACCTGCGATGAGTGGACCCGCTGTTACCGCAACAGTGGAATTGAAAAGGCTGTAAAAGATGCCGGAGGGCTTGTAGTCTCAGGCAATGACCAGTCGAAATACAGGAAAATATCCCTCCCAAAAGGAAAAAGTCTGAAAACCGCCGAGGTACATGAGTTAATTATTCAATCGGATGTGTTTATCAACGTGCCTGTATTAAAAAACCATGGGGGAGCCACCATGTCGCTGGCCATGAAAAACCTTATGGGAGTAGTTTGGGACCGGGGCTTCTGGCACAAAAACGACCTGCACCAGTGCATAGCCGATTTTGCTACCTACCGCAAGCCCGATCTGAATGTAATTGACGGTTACAATGTAATGAAACGAAACGGACCACGTGGCGTTTCGGTGCAGGACGTGGTGAATATGAAATACCAAATCCTTTCGGCCGACATGGTAGCTGCAGATGCTGCTGCAGTGAAGGTATTTGGATTGGAAATAAGCGATGTGGCACACATCGGGCTTGCAGAACAGTTAATGGTTGGCACAAGTAAACTCGATACCTTGTCAATCAAACGCATCAGTATTTAG
- a CDS encoding L-lactate permease, with the protein MVKLLFSSLPIVLLVFLMTRKNSMPSSKALPLVALVLYFILMVVFGHDANLVHANVLSGLLVAWTPILIIAGAVFLFRTMEATGSLTIIRQWLNKLTQNKVAQLMLVGWTFTFLIEGASGFGTPAALAAPILVGLGFPPVRTAILTLIMNSISVTFGAVGTPTWFGFSAINLSAAETLEIGFKSALINSVAALVIPAIALLFVVKPQSVLRNWLFILSSVLFTIIPYLLVARFNYEFPSLVGGAVGMAGTVLLARSGFGLSKSEVQLHEKIGDSQLLHNPPLTTEPSANPSPGQIIKASFPLWGTLLLLIVTRIPQLGIRQLLDATHPALFFNLGSLGDLRVSASLVVSLEGIFGTAVGWTHKLLYVPSLLPFGVISIITFLIYSTKQKVVQDVWSETLLQLKKPTLALMGALVFVNLMMMGGETSAVTTIGRSLADLTGQSWKYFASFLGAIGAFFSGSNTISNLTFGGIQDSIALQLGLERTTILALQSVGGTMGTMVSINNIVAVSSVLALGNIEGHILKRTVRAMLVFGFIAALMAVFI; encoded by the coding sequence ATGGTAAAACTTTTATTTTCATCTCTACCCATTGTGCTGCTGGTATTTTTGATGACCCGCAAAAATAGTATGCCATCGTCGAAAGCACTGCCACTTGTTGCTTTAGTATTGTATTTTATTTTGATGGTTGTTTTTGGCCACGATGCCAATTTGGTACATGCCAATGTGTTGAGTGGCTTGCTGGTAGCCTGGACGCCTATTTTAATTATTGCAGGCGCAGTGTTTTTGTTTCGTACCATGGAGGCAACCGGAAGCCTGACCATCATCAGGCAATGGCTGAATAAACTTACACAGAATAAAGTAGCTCAGCTAATGTTGGTAGGATGGACATTTACCTTTCTTATTGAAGGGGCAAGCGGTTTTGGAACCCCTGCTGCTCTGGCTGCTCCAATTCTTGTAGGTTTAGGTTTTCCGCCTGTGCGCACTGCCATTCTGACTTTGATCATGAACAGCATCTCAGTAACCTTTGGTGCCGTGGGAACTCCCACCTGGTTTGGGTTTTCTGCAATAAACCTGAGCGCTGCAGAAACCCTTGAAATTGGATTTAAATCGGCATTGATCAATTCTGTGGCAGCGCTTGTAATTCCGGCAATTGCATTGCTTTTTGTCGTAAAACCACAATCAGTGCTTCGAAACTGGCTTTTCATTTTGTCGAGTGTTCTTTTTACCATTATACCTTATCTCCTGGTTGCACGGTTTAACTACGAGTTCCCTTCGCTGGTTGGCGGTGCAGTAGGCATGGCTGGCACCGTGTTGCTGGCAAGGTCTGGTTTTGGTTTATCGAAATCGGAGGTCCAATTGCACGAAAAAATCGGCGACAGCCAGCTTCTGCATAACCCTCCGTTAACTACTGAACCTTCTGCGAATCCATCGCCTGGCCAGATTATCAAGGCATCGTTTCCATTGTGGGGTACGCTGCTGCTTTTAATTGTAACCCGTATTCCTCAGCTGGGAATCAGGCAACTTCTGGATGCCACACACCCTGCTTTGTTTTTCAATCTTGGCTCGCTTGGCGATTTACGCGTGAGTGCTTCGTTGGTAGTATCGCTCGAAGGTATTTTCGGAACAGCTGTCGGTTGGACCCATAAGCTTTTGTATGTTCCGTCTTTATTGCCTTTCGGAGTAATTTCAATCATCACTTTTTTAATTTATTCCACCAAACAGAAGGTAGTACAAGATGTTTGGTCCGAAACTCTTTTGCAATTAAAGAAACCTACTTTAGCCTTGATGGGTGCCCTGGTATTTGTGAACCTGATGATGATGGGCGGTGAAACTTCGGCAGTAACTACCATTGGCCGATCGCTGGCTGACCTGACGGGTCAGTCGTGGAAATATTTCGCATCTTTTTTGGGTGCCATTGGCGCTTTTTTCAGTGGTTCCAATACTATTTCGAATCTGACCTTTGGAGGCATTCAAGATTCCATCGCCTTACAGCTTGGGTTGGAACGAACCACTATTTTGGCTCTACAATCGGTTGGAGGAACCATGGGTACTATGGTGAGCATTAACAACATTGTAGCTGTTTCGTCGGTGTTGGCCCTAGGAAATATCGAAGGCCATATTTTAAAAAGAACGGTAAGAGCTATGTTGGTGTTTGGCTTTATAGCTGCACTTATGGCAGTCTTTATCTGA
- a CDS encoding PAS domain S-box protein: MIDQIEFDLLKEDNKKLLHQLELIRHTVILKSYKLGTDFFNALVTQLNEALKADFTFIGKLCNDSDIQTLSVFSQNALQANFSYTLANTPCATLIGNPSCCYSDKVTELFPDDHMLIEMGVSGYLGVSLFDSKKQATGILVSLFKRPIQDALFKETLLLIYASQAGGELEHMNHYRQLEESRKELELKHTELAERNKELHALEEELRNTNEQLFRSNEVLVVSEQIASIQNQRLANLFNNVPDGLILESYKGIVLRVNKKFCELFELNLPPVMLEEANSRQVAERVSNQFLNSDAFLDRTDSILREGKRVSGEELELKDGRFFERDFFPVGMGEGQIEKLWVYRDVSARKVREKSEKKLTQRIEAALRSGNMAWWEVELPSGKMVFDKRKAEMLGYNPDEFNCIDDFGKYIHPEDKENADRCMELCITGQRKIYEAEYRILNRQGNYRWFFDTGEIVERNTEKGITWIVGLVEDITERKEAEQSLRESEERLELSINGAGLGLWMWNMQTGATTYNERWAEILGYSLKELIPTTIDTWNQLVHPEDMAVSVEALHSHVLGKSEFYECEVRMRHKDGHWVWVLDRGKVFERDKAGNPLRMSGTQSDISARKATEAELHLTQMRYSDFVNVSNDLVSYWKLPDGLSADLPTRDQHNLILSAMCLDANRAFLEAVGLNSKDEMIGVLMKDFLDYTLYREAINTFIQANYKIVNFPTHAMLSNGKEAYNLASWYGITEDNELKYIWAVGKNITELKLAEIQIQRNEKQLQLIFDNSPVIMMLLNEHAEILRINKTGKQYSGLDTDSVRHRQPGDLLNCIETIYLPQGCGTGEVCKSCTLRLIILEAISSGMGVTKIETSVRIQNKEYIENRDITISVVPAIGENEKTYLLTIDDITDRKLAEKALEESYSKFKALADYTYDWEYWIGPDDRYIYISPSCERISGYKAEEFVNNPQLFDSIVLEEDRFDWMQHSKNLQHLPGNENPIEFRILTRKGKIKWISHVCRQVTDTNGSYRGVRATNRDITVQKLSQIALTESEMRFKQLAEISQEGIIIHKNGVLIDANKAFLALTGYKFEEILGTNFFDTFFSSQDRELAIDRTTQDYNLPWEVEIYKNNSKTFLAEILSKKISTSQPLRAVSVRDISEQKQMQQKILHAIIQTEEQERRRVAQDLHDGLGPILSTIKLLSQTYMNTQNEEFRNKLKDQLLSGIEEALDQTSSIANNLSPHVLIDFGLKVAIQKFIEKVQRINELKVVFAYDLADPIQSDVEITLYRVTIELINNTLKHSGASEMNIVYKSSVHNIYFHFSDNGSGFQFEEKRNANTSMGLFNIVNRVKSLGGTVFFENPSQGGIRYEICLPNKNTD; this comes from the coding sequence ATGATAGACCAAATTGAATTTGACTTGCTGAAGGAAGACAACAAAAAACTCTTGCACCAGCTGGAACTGATACGTCATACAGTAATTCTAAAATCCTACAAGTTAGGTACCGATTTTTTTAATGCGCTTGTCACACAGTTAAATGAGGCACTGAAGGCTGATTTTACTTTTATCGGCAAGCTTTGCAACGACTCAGACATACAAACCCTTTCGGTGTTTAGTCAGAATGCCCTTCAAGCTAATTTCTCTTATACACTGGCCAATACTCCCTGCGCAACGCTTATTGGAAATCCTTCCTGTTGTTATTCTGATAAGGTAACGGAATTATTCCCTGACGACCACATGCTGATAGAAATGGGTGTTTCGGGCTACCTCGGTGTTTCGCTTTTTGATTCAAAAAAACAGGCTACCGGAATCCTGGTATCGCTTTTTAAAAGACCCATACAAGATGCTTTATTTAAAGAAACCCTGCTTTTAATTTATGCCTCACAGGCTGGTGGTGAATTGGAGCACATGAATCATTACCGGCAACTCGAAGAATCGAGAAAAGAATTGGAATTGAAGCATACCGAGCTCGCCGAACGAAACAAAGAGCTGCATGCTCTTGAAGAAGAACTTCGGAATACCAACGAGCAACTTTTTCGTTCGAACGAGGTGCTGGTGGTGAGTGAACAAATAGCGAGTATACAAAATCAGCGCCTGGCAAATCTGTTCAACAATGTACCCGATGGCTTGATACTGGAGTCGTATAAGGGGATTGTTTTGCGTGTCAATAAGAAGTTTTGCGAACTTTTTGAACTCAACCTTCCACCAGTAATGCTGGAAGAGGCCAATTCGCGGCAGGTAGCCGAACGCGTCAGTAATCAATTTTTAAACTCTGATGCATTTCTCGACCGCACCGACAGTATCCTGCGCGAAGGAAAAAGAGTTTCGGGCGAAGAGCTCGAACTAAAGGATGGTCGTTTTTTTGAACGCGATTTTTTTCCGGTAGGCATGGGTGAGGGGCAAATAGAAAAATTATGGGTTTACCGTGATGTGTCGGCCCGAAAAGTACGCGAGAAGAGTGAGAAAAAACTTACACAACGCATTGAGGCGGCCTTGCGTTCGGGTAATATGGCTTGGTGGGAGGTTGAATTGCCCTCCGGGAAAATGGTTTTTGATAAGAGGAAGGCCGAAATGTTAGGCTATAATCCCGACGAATTTAATTGCATCGACGATTTTGGAAAATACATCCATCCCGAAGACAAGGAAAATGCTGACAGGTGCATGGAGCTATGTATTACTGGCCAGAGAAAAATTTACGAGGCAGAATACCGGATTCTTAATCGCCAGGGGAATTACAGATGGTTTTTTGATACGGGCGAAATTGTGGAGCGTAATACAGAAAAGGGAATTACCTGGATTGTTGGCCTTGTGGAAGATATCACAGAGCGTAAAGAAGCAGAGCAATCGCTCAGGGAAAGTGAAGAAAGACTGGAACTTTCCATCAATGGTGCCGGGCTGGGATTGTGGATGTGGAACATGCAAACAGGTGCTACCACTTACAACGAACGTTGGGCTGAGATTTTGGGTTATTCGCTCAAAGAGCTAATCCCAACTACCATCGACACCTGGAACCAGTTGGTGCACCCAGAGGATATGGCAGTATCGGTAGAAGCTCTGCATAGCCATGTGTTAGGCAAATCAGAATTTTACGAATGCGAAGTAAGAATGCGGCATAAAGACGGTCATTGGGTTTGGGTGCTGGACCGCGGTAAAGTGTTTGAAAGGGATAAGGCGGGAAATCCGCTGCGAATGAGCGGCACACAATCGGATATTTCGGCACGCAAAGCCACCGAAGCCGAGCTGCACCTCACCCAAATGCGCTATTCAGATTTCGTAAATGTATCGAACGATCTTGTTTCTTATTGGAAACTTCCGGATGGTTTAAGCGCCGATCTACCCACCCGGGATCAACACAATCTTATTCTAAGTGCCATGTGCCTGGATGCCAACCGGGCCTTTTTGGAAGCAGTTGGTTTGAATTCAAAAGATGAAATGATTGGCGTTTTAATGAAGGATTTTTTAGACTATACTTTATACAGGGAAGCAATCAATACCTTTATTCAAGCCAACTATAAGATTGTAAATTTCCCTACTCATGCCATGTTAAGCAACGGAAAGGAAGCTTATAATCTCGCCTCGTGGTATGGCATTACTGAGGACAATGAATTAAAATATATATGGGCAGTTGGTAAAAATATTACTGAGCTTAAGCTGGCCGAAATACAAATTCAAAGGAACGAAAAACAGTTACAGCTTATTTTCGATAATTCTCCTGTGATCATGATGCTGCTGAATGAGCATGCCGAAATTCTTCGTATCAATAAAACCGGCAAACAATACAGCGGACTAGATACAGATTCTGTCAGGCATCGACAGCCGGGCGACCTGCTCAATTGCATTGAAACCATCTATTTGCCCCAAGGCTGTGGAACAGGTGAGGTTTGTAAATCTTGTACACTACGGCTGATTATATTAGAGGCTATTTCTTCTGGCATGGGCGTTACAAAAATAGAAACCTCTGTTAGAATTCAAAACAAAGAGTACATTGAAAATCGTGATATTACCATTTCAGTCGTTCCGGCAATTGGCGAAAATGAAAAAACTTACCTGCTCACCATCGATGACATTACCGATCGGAAACTAGCTGAAAAGGCTCTGGAAGAAAGTTATAGCAAGTTTAAAGCCCTTGCCGATTATACCTACGATTGGGAATACTGGATAGGACCGGATGACAGGTACATTTACATTTCTCCATCCTGCGAGCGGATTTCGGGTTACAAGGCTGAAGAATTTGTCAATAATCCGCAGCTATTCGATTCCATTGTGCTCGAAGAGGATCGTTTTGACTGGATGCAACATTCGAAAAATCTCCAACATTTGCCAGGAAATGAAAATCCGATAGAGTTTCGCATCCTCACCCGAAAAGGTAAAATAAAATGGATTTCGCATGTATGCCGTCAAGTGACCGATACAAATGGCAGCTACAGGGGTGTTCGGGCCACAAACCGTGATATCACCGTGCAAAAACTTTCGCAGATTGCTCTTACCGAAAGTGAGATGCGGTTTAAACAATTGGCAGAAATTTCGCAGGAAGGCATTATCATTCATAAAAATGGTGTGCTCATTGACGCGAACAAAGCTTTTCTTGCACTTACTGGCTATAAGTTCGAAGAAATTCTGGGGACAAATTTTTTTGATACTTTCTTTTCATCTCAAGACAGAGAATTGGCTATTGATAGAACTACGCAGGATTATAATCTGCCATGGGAAGTTGAAATATACAAGAATAACAGTAAGACTTTTTTGGCAGAAATTTTATCGAAAAAAATATCCACCAGTCAACCCTTAAGGGCAGTATCGGTTCGGGATATTTCTGAACAGAAACAGATGCAGCAGAAAATTTTACATGCCATTATCCAGACAGAAGAGCAGGAACGACGGCGTGTGGCTCAGGACCTGCACGATGGATTAGGTCCTATTCTTTCTACCATTAAACTGCTGAGTCAAACCTACATGAATACACAAAATGAGGAGTTTCGCAATAAACTGAAAGACCAATTGCTGTCAGGAATCGAAGAAGCCCTGGATCAGACCTCGTCTATTGCCAACAACTTAAGTCCCCATGTATTAATTGACTTTGGATTAAAGGTGGCCATTCAAAAATTTATCGAAAAAGTTCAGCGAATTAATGAGCTAAAAGTAGTATTTGCATACGACTTAGCGGATCCAATACAAAGCGATGTGGAAATAACACTTTACCGGGTAACCATCGAGCTTATAAATAATACGCTAAAGCATTCCGGCGCCTCAGAGATGAACATAGTTTATAAAAGTTCGGTCCACAATATTTATTTTCATTTTTCCGATAATGGGTCAGGTTTTCAATTCGAAGAAAAGAGAAATGCCAATACCAGTATGGGTCTTTTTAACATAGTGAACCGGGTTAAATCGCTTGGGGGTACAGTCTTTTTTGAAAATCCAAGTCAGGGAGGTATCCGTTACGAAATATGCCTTCCGAATAAAAACACAGATTAA
- a CDS encoding T9SS type A sorting domain-containing protein, with product MMKNFLIILTLFSGFSSAFSQAEYKSKNRQYDIQLDTLSNGIWTLPDTADNKVIDSLFISYTGLPDYGDLIVPDLELMMKSAWYESKAFFLFRQLDDSLVNGYENGVPDPTIASGLENRDAIALYFYLSETSEWMDSEDSIYITGDYVHSTAWIRYVWGTADFEGEKAGVDIGSLQDAGCEMVHWKDGNYCYSKLSLDFSILAPHLVQYDTTLVDTGSTPGTYITAKIIDSLTVGFAIELTETDKERELDGLFELQTRAYWANDYDSLPMEPRNMSRWGRLRFVYGDTLLYTPVKFATHDYARIYPNPANEVVYVQLEKATEASYDLYDLTGRIVVNGTISNSFASIEVGDIRSGMYLLQIRQKGEYPLTKRILKL from the coding sequence ATGATGAAGAATTTTTTAATTATCCTCACATTATTTTCAGGCTTTTCGAGTGCATTTTCACAAGCGGAGTACAAATCGAAAAATCGACAGTACGATATTCAATTGGATACCCTTTCCAATGGCATATGGACTTTACCGGATACTGCTGACAATAAAGTAATAGACTCCCTCTTTATTTCCTACACCGGATTACCCGATTATGGAGATTTGATTGTGCCCGACCTCGAACTGATGATGAAATCGGCCTGGTACGAAAGCAAAGCCTTTTTTCTTTTCAGGCAGCTCGACGACTCCCTTGTAAACGGGTATGAAAACGGAGTACCTGACCCGACAATAGCCAGCGGACTGGAAAACCGCGATGCCATTGCACTTTATTTCTATCTTTCTGAAACCAGCGAATGGATGGATTCAGAAGACAGCATTTATATTACTGGTGATTATGTTCATTCTACTGCCTGGATTAGGTATGTTTGGGGAACTGCGGACTTCGAAGGCGAAAAAGCCGGGGTGGATATTGGGTCCTTGCAGGATGCAGGTTGCGAAATGGTACATTGGAAAGATGGAAACTACTGCTATTCAAAACTTTCCCTTGATTTTTCTATTCTTGCCCCCCATTTGGTTCAATACGATACTACATTAGTTGATACCGGTTCAACTCCGGGGACTTACATTACAGCTAAAATCATCGATTCCTTAACGGTTGGTTTTGCGATTGAACTTACAGAAACCGATAAAGAACGTGAGCTGGACGGACTTTTTGAATTACAAACCAGGGCATATTGGGCCAACGATTACGACAGCCTGCCTATGGAACCCCGAAACATGAGCCGCTGGGGTCGTTTAAGGTTTGTCTATGGTGATACTCTTCTTTATACACCTGTAAAATTTGCTACTCACGATTATGCCCGGATATATCCCAATCCGGCAAATGAAGTTGTATATGTGCAGCTCGAAAAGGCAACCGAAGCGAGTTATGATCTTTACGACCTGACTGGCCGTATAGTTGTAAACGGTACCATTTCCAATTCCTTTGCTAGCATTGAAGTCGGAGATATCAGATCTGGAATGTATCTTTTACAGATCAGGCAAAAGGGCGAATACCCGCTGACGAAAAGAATTTTAAAGCTTTAG
- a CDS encoding response regulator transcription factor: MKIYLVDDNDTFRANLKLYLEGHLNYQVIGETDSGRVFLDATNVSADVVLMDINMPELNGVDTTKFSTWQNRNLKIIAVSQYKENVDLQQLIGAGFKGFVSKTNLFSDLDRAIKTVAEGGYFFPEGIKISF, from the coding sequence ATGAAGATTTACCTTGTCGACGATAATGATACCTTTCGTGCCAATCTGAAGCTGTATCTCGAAGGCCACTTGAATTACCAGGTGATAGGAGAAACAGACAGTGGCAGAGTATTTCTTGATGCTACCAATGTTAGCGCAGATGTAGTGCTGATGGACATTAATATGCCTGAATTAAATGGAGTCGATACTACCAAGTTTTCTACCTGGCAAAACAGGAATCTGAAGATTATTGCGGTTTCGCAGTATAAAGAAAATGTTGATTTGCAGCAATTAATAGGTGCCGGATTTAAGGGTTTTGTAAGTAAAACAAATCTTTTCAGCGACCTTGACCGTGCCATCAAAACTGTTGCAGAAGGGGGGTATTTTTTCCCAGAAGGTATAAAAATTTCATTCTAA
- a CDS encoding 2-hydroxyacid dehydrogenase: MKSIASITTSTVTQDVKTFRIAVFSTKAWVVNSFNLVNDRFKYEISYFESRMYKKTIPLAEGFDAVCVFVNDQLDAEVLEGLNKIGVKLIALRCAGFNNVDIEKAYALGMGVVRVPAYSPYAVAEHTLGLILSLNRKYHKAYPRIRDGNFALDGLLGFDLHGKTIGLIGTGRIGQVFSQIISGFGCRILAYDKFPNKEMMEKGIEYVELQDLYRQSDIISLHCPLTHETFHMINEYAIAAMKEGVMIVNTSRGPLVDTNAVIEGLKKGKVGYLGLDVYEEEEELFFEDLSEEVIQDDQFVRLQTFPNVLITAHQAFFTKEAVNNISETTFENMKEYLEKNSSPNMVLPKGK, from the coding sequence ATGAAATCAATAGCAAGCATAACCACCAGTACGGTGACACAAGATGTAAAAACCTTTCGCATCGCAGTATTTAGCACCAAAGCCTGGGTGGTAAATTCCTTTAACCTTGTAAACGACCGTTTTAAATACGAAATATCGTATTTCGAATCTCGCATGTATAAAAAAACCATTCCGCTGGCCGAAGGCTTTGATGCGGTTTGTGTGTTTGTAAACGACCAGCTCGATGCTGAGGTGTTGGAAGGTTTGAACAAAATAGGAGTGAAACTCATTGCCCTTCGTTGTGCAGGCTTTAATAATGTTGACATCGAAAAAGCTTATGCCCTGGGCATGGGCGTGGTACGTGTGCCAGCCTATTCGCCTTATGCAGTGGCCGAACATACCCTTGGACTGATTTTATCGCTCAACCGCAAATACCACAAGGCTTACCCAAGAATCCGCGACGGTAACTTCGCACTCGATGGCTTGCTGGGTTTCGACTTACACGGTAAAACTATAGGGTTAATTGGCACTGGCAGAATAGGGCAGGTGTTTAGTCAGATAATTTCCGGATTTGGTTGCCGTATTCTGGCGTATGATAAATTCCCGAATAAGGAAATGATGGAAAAAGGCATAGAATATGTTGAACTGCAGGACCTTTACCGACAAAGCGATATTATTTCGCTTCACTGCCCGCTTACCCACGAAACTTTTCATATGATAAATGAATATGCCATTGCAGCAATGAAAGAAGGGGTGATGATTGTGAATACCAGTCGGGGCCCTCTCGTTGACACCAATGCTGTGATAGAGGGGCTGAAGAAGGGTAAAGTTGGTTACCTCGGCCTTGATGTGTATGAGGAAGAAGAAGAATTGTTTTTTGAAGATTTGTCGGAAGAGGTCATTCAAGACGACCAGTTTGTGCGTTTGCAAACTTTTCCGAATGTGCTCATTACAGCCCATCAGGCATTCTTTACCAAGGAGGCGGTGAACAATATTTCTGAAACTACTTTCGAAAATATGAAGGAGTACCTCGAAAAGAACAGTTCGCCCAACATGGTGCTTCCTAAAGGTAAATAG
- a CDS encoding 4Fe-4S dicluster domain-containing protein: MQKHFKKIRLVLALVFFAAFLVSFADFRGNMPSRWHSAILYLQFVPSVIKFFTPLAVLSLGFIVVLLLTLLAGRVYCSTICPLGVLQDFFIHIRLKWMPKKGLRFKQAHRVLRYSVLVLALISLLFTGVLVFNLLDPYALFGRMAANLYQPALGWTNNIIAKLIPASTLHAVKINTLHLASVSFAGGSLALLIYLSMAYERLYCNSICPVGTFLGLLSKISLFKLKINPSSCTQCGKCQSVCKSNCINIKNMHIDESRCVNCFNCIPICSENSITYKKSAIGLAKKPVTSSDGGRRLFLATTTAFLAAKALPVFAVNENKSEEEHEDKICFFSRGPIAPPGAIGIDHLKSSCVACHLCIAVCPTKVLQPSFLEYGFTGMNLPKMDFAVNYCNYECRKCGEVCPTGAIVKLEKEQKKLTQVGKVVLRMNKCIVETEATACGSCSEHCPTQAVKMVPYYNGLPAPEIDPSICIGCGACEYACPVTDPHPAIFVAANTLHVLAEKPKQEALETVVEEEFPF; the protein is encoded by the coding sequence ATGCAGAAACATTTTAAGAAAATAAGGCTTGTGTTGGCCCTTGTTTTCTTTGCAGCTTTTCTGGTTTCATTTGCCGATTTCAGAGGAAATATGCCTTCCCGCTGGCATTCGGCTATTCTATACCTGCAATTTGTTCCTTCGGTAATTAAGTTTTTTACACCCCTTGCTGTGCTTTCCCTGGGGTTTATTGTGGTATTGTTACTTACGCTGCTGGCAGGACGGGTTTATTGTTCTACCATATGCCCACTCGGTGTTTTGCAGGATTTTTTTATCCATATCAGGTTAAAGTGGATGCCGAAGAAAGGACTCCGGTTTAAGCAAGCTCATCGTGTACTTCGTTATAGCGTTTTGGTGCTGGCTTTGATATCACTTTTATTTACAGGTGTTCTTGTTTTCAACCTGCTCGACCCCTATGCTCTTTTCGGGCGCATGGCAGCAAACCTTTATCAACCAGCACTTGGTTGGACTAACAACATCATTGCCAAGCTAATTCCTGCCTCTACCCTGCACGCTGTGAAAATAAATACCTTGCACCTGGCTTCCGTTAGTTTTGCCGGCGGCAGCCTGGCCCTGCTGATTTACCTTTCCATGGCATACGAGCGGCTCTATTGCAACAGCATCTGCCCGGTGGGTACATTTTTAGGCTTGTTGTCGAAAATATCTTTGTTTAAACTGAAAATAAACCCGTCTTCTTGCACCCAGTGCGGAAAATGTCAGTCTGTTTGCAAATCGAATTGCATCAACATAAAAAACATGCACATCGATGAGTCACGCTGTGTGAATTGCTTTAATTGCATTCCAATTTGTTCGGAGAATTCCATTACTTACAAAAAATCAGCCATCGGTCTGGCAAAAAAACCTGTCACTTCCAGCGATGGAGGAAGAAGATTATTTCTGGCCACCACCACAGCTTTTCTTGCCGCAAAAGCACTTCCTGTTTTTGCAGTCAACGAAAATAAATCAGAAGAAGAACACGAAGATAAAATCTGTTTCTTTAGCCGTGGCCCCATTGCACCCCCAGGTGCTATTGGCATTGATCATTTAAAAAGCAGTTGTGTAGCCTGTCACCTTTGTATTGCGGTTTGCCCGACAAAAGTTTTACAACCCAGTTTTCTGGAGTACGGATTTACGGGGATGAACCTTCCGAAAATGGATTTTGCAGTGAATTATTGCAATTACGAATGCCGCAAATGTGGCGAGGTATGTCCGACTGGTGCCATTGTAAAATTGGAAAAGGAACAGAAAAAACTCACCCAGGTGGGCAAGGTAGTACTGCGCATGAATAAATGCATCGTCGAAACAGAAGCAACAGCCTGCGGCTCATGCTCCGAACACTGCCCAACCCAGGCTGTGAAGATGGTGCCTTACTACAACGGCCTGCCTGCTCCTGAAATTGATCCTTCTATTTGCATAGGTTGCGGAGCCTGTGAGTATGCCTGTCCGGTTACCGATCCGCACCCTGCCATATTCGTGGCAGCCAACACTTTACATGTACTGGCAGAAAAACCCAAGCAAGAAGCACTCGAAACAGTTGTGGAAGAAGAATTTCCATTCTAA